In Debaryomyces hansenii CBS767 chromosome B complete sequence, one genomic interval encodes:
- a CDS encoding DEHA2B10450p (similar to uniprot|P54867 Saccharomyces cerevisiae YOR008C SLG1 Protein involved in cell wall integrity and stress response), which translates to MKSIGLTGLAVVCYAVGLVYAMDSEGCYSSVSIAESKGSEQYASSSTCSDQCEEYAWFALKNGGECYCLKSKPSDSTSSSSCNVECNGYGQEMCGGKNVYSLYAGAGSEGSGSSDSSSSSSSSSSSSSSSSSSSSSSSATQTSTSSSSSSSSSSSTTTTSSSSSSEESTTTSESSSSSEAATQTTVVTQSSSQGGRVVYKTETRSPSATATSSSSSTSTSSSEPNKKDSGTNVGAIVGGVVGGVGGAILLGVLAFFFIRHRNSHEESEDEEEFYDKPSGLSSVGGTSRSRSKKTSSPLDMPMSNPFTDPTDTAAAGGGNNAGLVDPRLNPIMMGRRRLSDGSLADETDYSRKVLQVANPDD; encoded by the coding sequence ATGAAATCGATAGGATTGACAGGATTGGCGGTGGTGTGTTACGCCGTAGGATTAGTGTATGCGATGGACTCGGAAGGGTGTTATTCGTCGGTTCTGATCGCAGAGAGTAAAGGATCGGAACAGTATGCCAGTTCGTCGACTTGTTCGGACCAGTGTGAGGAATATGCGTGGTTTGCATTAAAAAACGGGGGTGAGTGCTACTGTTTGAAGCTGAAGCCTTCGGACTCCACCAGCTCGTCGAGCTGTAATGTGGAGTGTAATGGATACGGACAGGAAATGTGTGGTGGTAAAAATGTATACAGTTTGTACGCAGGTGCCGGTTCCGAAGGACTGGGAAGCAGCGATTCGAGCAGTCTGAGCTCGTCTTCGTCActgtcatcatcatcatcatcatcatctagCAGCAGTTCTAGTGCAACCCAAACATCGACatcgtcttcatcctcttcgtcatcatcatcatccacaacaacaacatcatCATCACTGTCATCAGAAGAATCTACCACTACATCAGAAtcctcttcatcttctgaaGCAGCAACCCAGACTACGGTGGTGACCCAACTGTCATCACAAGGTGGTAGAGTTGTGTACAAAACCGAGACTAGGAGTCCTTCGGCTACAGCCACCTCTTCTAGTTCTTCTACAAGTACCAGTTCCAGCGAACCCAACAAAAAGGACTCAGGAACCAATGTGGGGGCCATTGTGGGAGGTGTTGTCGGAGGTGTAGGAGGTGCTATACTTCTCGGGGTATTAGCGTTCTTTTTCATCAGACACCGTAATAGTCACGAAGAatcagaagatgaagaagagttCTACGATAAGCCTAGCGGATTATCCAGTGTGGGAGGAACGAGCAGGTCAAGAAGCAAGAAGACTCTGTCTCCATTAGACATGCCTATGTCTAACCCATTTACTGATCCAACTGACACTGCGGCCGCAGGAGGAGGAAATAATGCGGGCTTAGTCGACCCTAGATTAAACCCAATAATGATGGGAAGGAGAAGACTATCGGACGGTTCTTTGGCCGACGAAACTGACTATTCTAGAAAAGTTCTACAGGTGGCAAACCCTGATGATTGA
- a CDS encoding DEHA2B10318p (similar to uniprot|P39005 Saccharomyces cerevisiae YJL174W KRE9 Glycoprotein involved in cell wall beta-glucan assembly), with protein sequence MQNQLIFLISVLISAVAVMADMEFTAPKAGKTFTASGGKVSVEIKWDDDGSDLNFKDIEKYIVSLCTGPNDDIECTDLEKVTGSTKKSYTASIDASLFPNGWYYFQMYNTYDSGISILYTDRFQLKGMDGGSMTFGSTKSLSVALTATGDAPAAATQGGDTSIDSRSFSVTYTKQTGTKRYAPMQTQPGSTITHKSMTRRFATSSYSAYSTYKKSPNVMTTITPGWDYDVTSLPNYATVAPYPNTAYPASERITATASLTSAAKKRRWLD encoded by the coding sequence atgcAAAACCAACTTATCTTTTTGATAAGTGTATTAATATCTGCGGTTGCAGTTATGGCGGATATGGAATTCACAGCGCCTAAGGCAGGTAAGACGTTTACCGCTAGTGGTGGAAAAGTGTCTGTGGAGATTAAGTGGGATGATGATGGTTCAGATTTGAACTTCAAGGATATTGAGAAATATATTGTGTCCCTTTGTACGGGTCCGAACGATGATATCGAGTGTACCGATCTTGAGAAAGTGACAGGCCTGACGAAAAAGTCATACACCGCTTCTATTGATGCATCACTTTTTCCAAATGGATGGTACTACTTCCAAATGTATAATACATATGATCTGGGTATTTCTATCTTATACACAGATAGATTCCAGTTGAAGGGCATGGATGGTGGTTCTATGACTTTTGGATCTACAAAGTCTTTATCTGTGGCTCTTACAGCTACTGGTGATGCACCAGCTGCTGCCACTCAAGGTGGTGATACAAGTATTGATTCTCGTTCTTTTTCCGTCACGTATACTAAGCAAACCGGTACGAAAAGATATGCGCCAATGCAAACGCAACCAGGATCTACTATCACCCATAAATCTATGACAAGAAGATTCGCAACGAGTTCGTACTCTGCTTATTCTACTTACAAGAAGTCACCTAACGTGATGACCACTATTACTCCTGGTTGGGATTATGATGTGACCTCACTACCTAATTATGCTACCGTTGCTCCTTACCCAAACACTGCCTATCCTGCGAGTGAAAGAATCACTGCGACGGCTTCTTTAACATCAGCTGCTAAAAAGAGAAGATGGCTCGATTAA
- a CDS encoding DEHA2B10340p (similar to uniprot|P39005 Saccharomyces cerevisiae YJL174W KRE9 Glycoprotein involved in cell wall beta-glucan assembly), which translates to MQNQLIFLISILISAVAVMADMEFTAPKAGKTFTASGGKVSVEIKWDDDGSDLNFKDIEKYIVSLCTGPNDDIECTTIEQVTDSTKKSYTASIDASEFPNGYYYFQMYNTYDSGTSILYTDRFQLKGMDGGSKTFGSTMSLSVALTATGDAPAAATQGGDTSVDSRSFSISYTKQTGKTRYAPMQTQPGSTITHKSMTRRFATSSYSAYSTYKKSPNVMTTLTPGWDYTPASKPNYATVAPYPNTAYPASEIITATASLTSAAKKRRWLD; encoded by the coding sequence ATGCAAAACCAACTTATCTTTTTGATAAGCATATTAATATCTGCGGTTGCAGTTATGGCGGATATGGAATTCACAGCGCCTAAGGCAGGTAAGACGTTTACCGCTAGTGGTGGAAAAGTGTCTGTGGAGATTAAGTGGGATGATGATGGTTCAGATTTGAACTTTAAAGATATTGagaaatatattgtatCCCTTTGTACGGGTCCgaatgatgatatagaaTGTACGACTATTGAACAAGTGACAGACCTGACGAAAAAGTCATACACCGCTTCTATTGATGCATCAGAGTTCCCAAATGGATATTACTACTTCCAAATGTATAATACATATGATCTGGGAACGTCTATCTTATACACAGATAGATTCCAGTTGAAGGGCATGGATGGTGGTTCCAAGACCTTTGGATCTACAATGTCTTTATCTGTGGCTCTTACAGCTACTGGTGATGCACCAGCTGCTGCCACTCAAGGTGGTGATACAAGTGTTGATTCTCGTTCTTTTTCCATCTCGTATACTAAGCAAACCGGTAAGACGAGGTATGCGCCAATGCAAACGCAACCAGGATCTACTATTACCCATAAATCTATGACAAGAAGATTCGCAACGAGTTCGTACTCTGCTTATTCTACCTACAAGAAGTCGCCTAACGTGATGACCACTCTTACCCCTGGCTGGGATTACACTCCAGCCTCAAAACCCAATTATGCTACCGTTGCTCCTTATCCTAACACCGCCTATCCTGCGAGTGAAATAATCACTGCGACGGCCTCTTTAACATCAGCCGCTAAAAAGAGAAGATGGCTCGATTAA
- a CDS encoding DEHA2B10274p (no similarity), with product MGRLTRAYLGKETSVMLTPPSTTNDQKDENELAIMSQIDELKQLFSDHERIIDDKSSKLESISEGINEVQEKTDLNGTLEDIRMHLNGLLNTFQEKLATTYSEQREVEERENSLQDTFESLTAIENQHRTETPHEAVSQLQGYLHTNGHNLGILSHCFNDVLDSANGLMSSIPMNKTNTTHMNELISSIEGCIGSFCT from the coding sequence ATGGGAAGACTAACAAGAGCTTATCTTGGTAAAGAAACATCAGTGATGCTAACTCCTccatcaacaacaaatgaCCAGAAGGATGAGAATGAGCTAGCAATTATGAGTCAAATTGATGAGTTGAAGCAATTATTTCTGGATCATGAACGGATCATAGACGACAAATCAAGTAAACTTGAATCAATATCTGAAGGTATAAACGAAGTACAGGAAAAAACCGATCTTAATGGAACACTTGAGGACATTAGAATGCATTTAAATGGCTTGCTTAATacttttcaagaaaaacttGCAACTACATATTCAGAGCAAAGAGAAGTAGAGGAACGAGAGAATAGTCTTCAAGATACATTCGAGTCATTAACAGCAATAGAAAACCAACATAGGACTGAAACACCACACGAAGCAGTATCTCAGCTACAGGGTTATTTGCATACAAATGGGCACAATTTAGGCATCTTGAGCCACTGCTTCAATGATGTTTTGGACTCGGCCAACGGGTTGATGTCGAGCATACCCATGAACAAGACCAACACCACACACATGAACGAACTAATTTCTCTGATAGAAGGCTGTATAGGGTCATTTTGCACATAA
- a CDS encoding mitochondrial 54S ribosomal protein YmL38/YmL34 (highly similar to uniprot|P35996 Saccharomyces cerevisiae YKL170W MRPL38 Mitochondrial ribosomal protein of the large subunit) produces MIYLKTLLNVIDNSGAQVAECIKVLRHGPRNFAKVGDEITVVVKQARSMNKEITGQSANNRVKRRDICRAIVVRTKSPFIRPDGSTVRFDDNACVLINKNGDPLGTRVSSVVAKELRELQYNKIVSLAPKTF; encoded by the coding sequence atgatatatttgaagacaTTATTAAACGTTATAGACAACTCGGGAGCTCAGGTCGCTGAATGTATTAAAGTTTTACGTCACGGGCCTAGAAATTTCGCTAAAGTTGGTGATGAAATAACAGTAGTCGTTAAACAAGCCAGATCGAtgaacaaagaaataaCAGGCCAATCTGCAAATAACAGAGTGAAAAGAAGAGACATATGCCGTGCTATAGTTGTTAGAACGAAATCACCTTTCATTAGACCGGATGGTTCAACGGTGAGATTCGATGATAATGCCTGTGTCTTGATCAACAAGAATGGTGATCCATTAGGAACCAGAGTTTCTTCTGTCGTTGCCAAAGAATTGAGAGAGTTGCAATACAATAAGATTGTGTCATTGGCCCCAAAAACCTTTTAG
- a CDS encoding DEHA2B10362p (no similarity) yields MKNRFDRMLLKSNNTLGEIQAGFMKLIPIYTPKRVKTAQIKDGPTKEKQVIGGTTNQRDSIESEVVSANKNRSKRKSRNNSVRVVNRSQAKTMSSSQALRGALAPSSNGSLSPSLSNGTRHYSVASDHSGPPSPCSEHEISPYTLTVDVSEFQQRSYTHAPRHHSSMDTRKVRFN; encoded by the coding sequence atgaaaaatagGTTTGACAGGATGTTATTGAAATCTAACAACACTTTAGGGGAGATTCAAGCAGGATTCATGAAATTGATCCCCATATATACGCCGAAACGGGTAAAGACGGCCCAAATAAAAGACGGACCTACCAAAGAGAAACAAGTAATAGGCGGAACGACGAACCAACGCGATAGTATAGAACTGGAAGTTGTGCTGGCCAATAAAAATAGGTCGAAAAGGAAGTCAAGAAATAATTCGGTGAGAGTTGTAAATAGAAGCCAGGCAAAGACCATGTCCTCGCTGCAAGCATTAAGAGGTGCACTCGCACCGAGCTCGAATGGAAGTCTATCTCCAAGCTTAAGTAATGGTACCAGACATTATTCGGTCGCCAGCGACCATTCAGGCCCACCTTCGCCGTGCCTGGAACATGAGATTCTGCCATACACTTTAACGGTTGATGTATCTGAATTTCAGCAAAGGCTGTATACACATGCTCCGAGACATCATTCCCTGATGGATACTAGAAAAGTAAGATTCAATTGA
- a CDS encoding DEHA2B10406p (similar to CA2959|IPF8591 Candida albicans IPF8591), giving the protein MEIAIFWFRPSKKYTMTYKKVAIITQLISVALCVALGVYEETFMDSVYGELVASKESKNYKHELLETGELTRDAKFDKITEKSSIDLSQFDPNDIGSFQQVLDMYHSSQKSNMHQQHNDVYYEKSHESYQKYRPMVKFPNDDDTSDIYDDARNLFGGITTYGHFRHFNCFDPKLFDEKIDIAVVGAPFDTGVSFRPGARFGPDSIRSASKRLGGVSPDRGRGNPNTNMTEINPYDPRSHNLSIIDCGDVPMTPFDNRIALNQLYRGQRSIHKHTSGNKPKIITMGGDHTVTLMALKSAYEHYGALSVLHFDSHIDTWDPKKLGGGITNYMSLNHGTFLHYAAEQGYLNKGSCFHLGMRAPYIDYHYDLHHDKDHCGFNTITARDLDNLGRAHIVESIKQAVGSNPVYISVDIDVLDPASAPGTGTVEVGGWTARELLSILDGLEGINVVGGDVVEVSPPYDTNSGITALAATGVIDSIMGLIMVKTLSAHP; this is encoded by the coding sequence ATGGAGATCGCAATTTTTTGGTTTCGTCCATCTAAGAAGTATACAATGACGTACAAAAAGGTAGCAATAATAACGCAATTGATCTCAGTTGCATTGTGTGTGGCACTAGGGGTATACGAGGAGACTTTTATGGACTCGGTATACGGAGAGTTAGTCGCATCTAAGGAATCGAAAAATTACAAGCACGAATTGCTTGAGACAGGAGAATTAACGAGAGATGCTAAATTTGACAAGATAACAgaaaaatcatcaattgaCTTGAGCCAGTTTGATCCTAATGATATTGGCTCATTCCAACAGGTACTTGATATGTACCATCTGTCACAAAAATCAAACATGCACCAGCAGCACAATGATGTATACTACGAGAAATCACATGAATCGTACCAGAAATACAGACCTATGGTGAAATTTCCTAACGACGACGACACGTCAGACATCTATGACGATGCAAGAAACTTGTTTGGGGGCATAACCACCTACGGTCACTTCAGGCATTTCAATTGCTTTGACCCTAAATTATTCGACGAAAAAATCGATATTGCTGTAGTGGGAGCACCATTCGACACAGGAGTCTCTTTCAGGCCTGGGGCTCGGTTTGGACCCGATTCTATCAGGCTGGCTAGCAAACGGTTAGGAGGCGTGTCTCCAGATAGAGGTCGAGGCAATCCTAACACCAACATGACAGAAATAAACCCATACGACCCTCGCAGCCACAACCTCAGCATAATCGACTGCGGAGACGTCCCCATGACGCCGTTTGACAACAGGATAGCCTTAAATCAGTTGTACCGGGGTCAGAGATCAATTCACAAGCATACAAGCGGAAACAAGCCCAAGATAATCACCATGGGAGGAGATCATACGGTGACACTTATGGCATTGAAGTCAGCGTATGAGCATTACGGAGCTCTCTCTGTGCTCCATTTCGACTCGCACATCGATACTTGGGATCCCAAGAAGCTTGGTGGCGGCATAACTAACTATATGTCTCTCAATCACGGCACATTCCTTCATTATGCTGCCGAACAGGGGTATTTGAATAAAGGCTCGTGCTTCCATTTGGGGATGCGCGCACCCTACATCGATTACCACTATGATTTGCACCACGATAAAGATCACTGCGGCTTCAACACCATTACCGCCCGCGACCTCGACAACTTGGGCAGAGCCCATATTGTCGAGTCCATCAAACAGGCCGTAGGTTCTAACCCTGTTTATATCTCGGTGGATATAGATGTATTGGATCCTGCCAGTGCCCCGGGAACTGGCACCGTCGAAGTCGGAGGATGGACCGCACGCGAGCTCTTGTCGATCTTGGACGGCTTGGAAGGTATCAATGTGGTGGGTGGTGATGTGGTCGAGGTGAGCCCTCCCTACGATACGAACTCCGGCATCACAGCTCTTGCAGCCACTGGGGTAATAGACTCTATAATGGGACTCATCATGGTGAAAACGTTATCCGCACACCCTTAA
- a CDS encoding DEHA2B10428p (no similarity): MCMVNPSSRKGHPSTRMVAIMAPKPTSRPSTANQRPIVSVPVPTTHTQSSHKTTLPRHPRHCPATNPDHLSGESRVCPGPSRPGSSRIHSIDVNAEPPTAFHASYSPNTMNEKLVYDTVGANSINDKNTKNGSKIAIQDLRLPLPVTTYKYTKSNGCVARARPILIVALVILCMYNYYPHALSWPYTIYARYISHSG, translated from the coding sequence ATGTGCATGGTAAACCCAAGTTCGCGTAAAGGCCACCCGTCAACCAGAATGGTAGCAATCATGGCCCCGAAACCCACTAGTCGGCCGTCGACAGCGAATCAACGACCCATTGTTTCAGTGCCAGTCCCAACTACACACACTCAGTCGTCTCACAAGACAACTCTCCCACGACATCCACGACATTGTCCCGCGACGAACCCAGACCATCTCTCGGGCGAGTCTCGCGTCTGCCCAGGCCCGTCGCGACCTGGATCGTCGCGCATTCACTCTATTGACGTGAATGCAGAGCCTCCAACCGCCTTCCATGCGTCCTACTCCCCCAATACCatgaatgaaaaattagtatATGATACTGTTGGTGCAAACAGTATAAACGACAAAAACACTAAAAATGGAAGCAAAATTGCCATCCAAGACCTACGCCTACCACTTCCCGTCACGACCTATAAATACACCAAATCCAATGGGTGTGTAGCACGAGCCAGACCTATTCTAATTGTCGCACTCGTTATTCTTTGCATGTACAACTACTACCCACACGCATTATCGTGGCCTTATACAATTTATGCTAGGTATATATCCCATTCGGGATAA
- a CDS encoding DEHA2B10384p (similar to uniprot|P38067 Saccharomyces cerevisiae YBR006W UGA2 Succinate semialdehyde dehydrogenase involved in the utilization of gamma-aminobutyrate (GABA) as a nitrogen source) encodes MSKPTLNNPDLIRTKPYINGEWFESKSTKTFKVIDPATETEIVELPDQTPEEIAFAIEKAEEAFKTFKKTNAYDRARWLRKLNDLMLENIEDLAKILTWENGKCLTDATGEIKYAASYFEWFAEEAKRIYGNTIQPSNNNNKVITYKQPIGVVGLLCPFNFPTAMGARKLAPSFAAGCTTILKPDGQTPLSSLALAYLAEKAGFPKGTFNVVLASTENTPKVGLEFCESPRIKKISFTGSTPVGKLLMRQSSSTLKKLSMELGGNAPIIIFDDADLDLAVEQSIASKFRSLGQTCVCANRLYIQSGVYDKFCEKFTEKVKEFKIGNGLEKGITHGCLINDKAITKVEEHIKDAVGKGAKVLVEGGRLPNLGKNFYAPSVVKDVTQEMVVVKEETFGPLAALSKFDTKEQVLDWCNDTPYGLASYVFSENLNTIWFMSEYLESGMVAVNTGLFTDAAMPFGGVKESGFGREGSLYGIDDYTVVKAITLGNMYR; translated from the coding sequence ATGTCTAAACCAACATTGAATAACCCAGACTTAATCAGAACAAAACCTTACATTAATGGTGAATGGTTTGAATCAAAATCGACCAAAACTTTTAAGGTGATTGATCCAGCGACTGAAACAGAGATTGTCGAATTGCCGGATCAGACACCAGAAGAGATTGCGTTTGCCATCGAAAAAGCCGAAGAGGCCTTCAAAACATTCAAGAAGACAAATGCATATGACAGAGCTAGATGGTTGAGAAAGTTGAATGATCTCATGTTGGAAAACATCGAAGATTTAGCCAAAATCTTGACCTGGGAAAATGGTAAATGTTTAACAGATGCTACAGGAGAAATCAAGTATGCAGCATCATATTTTGAATGGTTTGCCGAAGAAGCCAAGCGTATCTATGGTAATACTATCCAGCcttctaataataacaacaaAGTGATTACTTACAAACAACCAATCGGTGTAGTTGGATTGTTATGTCCATTCAATTTCCCCACAGCTATGGGAGCAAGAAAATTGGCACCTTCTTTTGCTGCTGGATGTACCACTATTTTGAAGCCAGACGGTCAGACTCCGCTTTCATCATTGGCATTGGCTTACTTGGCTGAAAAAGCCGGGTTCCCAAAGGGTACCTTTAACGTTGTGTTAGCATCTACCGAAAATACCCCTAAAGTGGGATTGGAATTTTGCGAATCTCCTCgtattaaaaaaatttcgTTCACAGGCTCCACCCCAGTAGGCAAGTTGTTAATGAGACAATCCTCCTCTacgttgaagaaattgtcAATGGAATTGGGAGGTAATGCaccaattattatttttgacGATGCCGATTTGGACCTCGCTGTTGAGCAATCTATTGCTTCTAAATTCAGATCGTTGGGACAAACGTGTGTTTGCGCTAACCGTCTCTATATTCAAAGTGGTGTATACGATAAATTTTGCGAAAAGTTCACCGAGAAGGTGAAGgaatttaaaattggtAATGGTTTAGAAAAAGGAATTACCCATGGATGTTTAATCAACGACAAAGCTATTACAAAAGTAGAAGAACACATCAAGGATGCTGTTGGAAAAGGTGCTAAAGTGTTAGTTGAAGGAGGTAGGTTACCAAACTTGGGTAAAAACTTTTATGCTCCTTCTGTAGTTAAGGACGTTACACAAGAAATGGTAGTGGTCAAGGAAGAAACCTTCGGCCCGTTGGCAGCTTTACTGAAATTCGACACCAAAGAACAGGTCTTGGACTGGTGTAATGATACTCCATATGGTTTGGCTTCGTATGTATTCTCTGAAAATTTGAACACTATTTGGTTTATGTCCGAATATTTGGAATCTGGTATGGTCGCGGTGAATACTGGTCTTTTCACTGACGCCGCAATGCCGTTTGGAGGCGTCAAAGAATCAGGCTTTGGTAGAGAAGGCTCTTTATACGGTATTGATGATTATACTGTAGTTAAAGCAATTACTCTCGGTAATATGTATAGATAA
- a CDS encoding DEHA2B10252p (highly similar to uniprot|P04801 Saccharomyces cerevisiae YIL078W THS1 Threonyl-tRNA synthetase) produces MSAVDAVEKKVEDLSVKDGEPKKAPQKPSRKERKAAEAGGKGPGSLYLEPQPAFIDSRVKLFDELKAKYDAEVASKERKPIQITLKDGSVKEGTSYETSPMEIATSIGKSFAERQVISKVNGEQLWDLERPLEGDVKLDFLDFEHPEGKSVFWHSSAHVLGESCECHYGCHLSHGPPTDDGFFYDMSINNGEGAVTQADFGNLEKVSTKAIKEKQKFVRLEMTKEDLLKMFSYNKYKVQFISDKIPDGTSTTVYRCGPLIDLCVGPHIPHTGKIKAFKVLKNSSSYFLGDAANDSLQRVYGISFPDKKLMDEHLKFLKEASERDHRRIGKEQELFTFNEMSPGSAFWLPHGTRIYNTLTDLMRKEYRQRGYDEVITPNMYNSKLWETSGHWGNYKENMFSFEVEKETFGLKPMNCPGHCLMFKSRERSYRELPWRVADFGVIHRNELSGALSGLTRVRRFQQDDAHIFCTQEQIESEIGGVFDFLQKIYGVFGFEFKMELSTRPEKYVGDIETWNNAEANLENALNTFLGKGKWELNPGDGAFYGPKIDIMISDALKRWFQCATIQLDFQLPNRFELEYKAETNDKSNTIGRPVMIHRAILGSVERMTAILTEHYKGKWPFWLSPRQILVVPVGVKYFEYAQSLQNKLNKEYGFYADVDVSGNTLQKKVRTGQVYKYNFIFIVGEQEQEQQGVNVRNRDIQEEQGKNDMVKFDDVVQQLIKLREEMRQDNKLI; encoded by the coding sequence ATGTCCGCTGTTGACGCAGTTGAAAAGAAAGTCGAAGACTTGTCTGTTAAGGATGGGGAACCAAAAAAAGCTCCACAAAAGCCTTCCAGAAAGGAAAGAAAGGCCGCAGAAGCAGGCGGTAAGGGTCCAGGTTCTTTGTACTTGGAACCACAACCAGCGTTTATTGATTCGCGTGTGAAGCTTTTCGATGAATTGAAGGCTAAATATGATGCTGAAGTCGCTAGCAAGGAACGTAAGCCAATTCAAATCACTTTGAAAGATGGTAGTGTCAAGGAAGGTACTTCGTATGAGACCTCGCCAATGGAAATTGCTACTCTGATTGGTAAATCGTTTGCGGAAAGACAAGTTATTTCCAAGGTTAACGGTGAACAATTATGGGATTTGGAAAGGCCATTAGAAGGTGACGTCAAGTTAGATTTCTTAGATTTTGAACATCCAGAAGGTAAATCCGTTTTCTGGCATTCTTCTGCGCACGTTTTGGGTGAATCTTGTGAATGCCATTATGGTTGTCATTTGTCCCACGGTCCTCCTACTGATGACGGTTTCTTTTATGATATGTCTATCAACAATGGTGAAGGTGCGGTTACCCAAGCTGATTTCGGTAACTTAGAAAAGGTTTCTACCAAGGCTATCAAGGAAAAGCAAAAGTTCGTTAGATTAGAAATGACCAAGGAAGATTTGTTGAAGATGTTCAGCTACAATAAATACAAAGTCCAATTTATTAGCGATAAGATTCCAGATGGAACATCTACCACTGTTTACAGATGTGGTCCATTAATCGATTTGTGTGTTGGACCTCATATTCCTCATACCGGTAAAATCAAGGCTTTCAAAGTCTTGAAGAACTCCTCTTCGTATTTCTTAGGTGACGCTGCCAATGACTCTTTACAAAGAGTTTACGGTATTTCGTTCCCagataagaaattaatggatgaacatttgaaattcttgaaggaAGCATCAGAAAGAGATCACAGAAGAATTGGTAAGgaacaagaattattcaCCTTCAATGAAATGTCTCCAGGTTCTGCTTTCTGGTTGCCACATGGTACCAGAATTTATAACACCTTGACTGATTTGATGAGAAAGGAATATAGACAAAGAGGGTACGACGAAGTTATTACTCCTAATATGTACAACTCCAAATTATGGGAAACTTCTGGACACTGGGGTAACTATAAGGAAAACATGTTCTCCTTTGAAGTGGAAAAGGAAACATTTGGTTTGAAACCAATGAATTGTCCTGGTCATTGTTTGATGTTCAAATCTCGTGAAAGATCATACCGTGAATTGCCATGGCGTGTTGCTGATTTCGGTGTTATCCACAGAAATGAATTGTCCGGAGCCTTGTCTGGTTTGACCAGAGTTCGTCGTTTCCAACAAGATGATGCTCACATTTTCTGTACCcaagaacaaattgaatctGAAATCGGAGGCgtctttgatttcttgcAAAAAATATACGGTGTTTTTGGCTTTGAGTTCAAGATGGAATTGTCTACTAGACCAGAAAAATACGTTGGTGATATCGAAACCTGGAATAACGCTGAAGCCAACTTAGAAAATGCCTTGAATACTTTCTTGGGTAAGGGTAAATGGGAATTAAACCCAGGTGATGGTGCTTTCTACGGTCCAAAGATTGATATCATGATCAGTGATGCATTGAAGAGATGGTTCCAATGTGCAACTATCCAATTGGATTTCCAATTACCAAACCGTTTCGAATTAGAATATAAGGCTGAAACTAATGACAAGTCAAACACTATTGGTAGACCAGTCATGATTCACAGAGCCATTTTGGGTTCCGTTGAAAGAATGACTGCTATCTTAACTGAACATTATAAGGGTAAATGGCCATTCTGGTTATCACCAAGACAAATCCTCGTTGTTCCAGTTGGTGTCAAGTACTTTGAATACGCACAATCgcttcaaaataaattaaacaagGAATACGGTTTCTACGCTGATGTGGATGTTTCTGGTAATACTTTACAAAAGAAAGTTAGAACCGGACAAGTCTACAAATAtaacttcatcttcattgtCGGtgaacaagaacaagaacaaCAAGGTGTCAATGTTAGAAATAGAGATAtccaagaagaacaagGTAAGAATGACATGGTTAAATTCGATGATGTTGTTCAacaattaatcaaattaagAGAAGAAATGAGACAAgacaataaattaatttaa